From Gimesia panareensis, the proteins below share one genomic window:
- the rbfA gene encoding 30S ribosome-binding factor RbfA produces MTSRRLAKIAQAILETVSTTILFQLRDPRIRNVTVLHVDVAPDVQSAKVYISIMGDEKSKALCMHGLESARGFIQSKIADRIQTRYTPVIKFVQDTAVKDTMDTMRILDELQHEREQEESAKHLSSEEDGPTEEASQED; encoded by the coding sequence ATGACATCACGTCGACTAGCAAAAATCGCTCAGGCGATACTGGAAACTGTAAGTACAACAATCCTGTTTCAGTTGCGCGATCCACGGATCCGCAACGTGACAGTATTACACGTTGATGTGGCACCCGATGTGCAGTCAGCCAAGGTCTATATTTCGATCATGGGGGATGAGAAGTCAAAAGCACTCTGCATGCATGGTCTGGAATCGGCCCGCGGGTTCATTCAATCCAAAATTGCCGATCGAATTCAGACACGCTACACGCCCGTGATCAAGTTTGTACAGGACACTGCAGTGAAAGATACCATGGATACAATGCGTATCCTGGATGAGTTACAACACGAAAGAGAACAGGAAGAGTCAGCGAAGCATCTTTCTTCTGAAGAAGATGGTCCTACCGAAGAGGCATCCCAAGAAGATTGA